A region from the Salicibibacter cibarius genome encodes:
- a CDS encoding DUF429 domain-containing protein: MTDKSIGIGWDVGGWMGNNHGVAICEWDPATNTIDWIGTPTEIAIPENENLSLQYLIDASGDPFKLETINDHRIIIGVDAPLGYPKAFIQLINGKINQVDKPEKEIYNPLAYRYTDRVIYETWGKKPLSAVFDRIGNNATAAMSHAKMWEKHDGFKICPMAKREKTDKKLIIEVYPALVKASKTAVAHANLTQYLPTDIKPGTDAYDACICALYAIAFGADDAPLPSIASPPAHAEEVVKEEGWIYYFEKG, encoded by the coding sequence ATGACGGATAAAAGCATTGGCATCGGCTGGGACGTGGGAGGCTGGATGGGAAATAATCACGGTGTCGCGATTTGTGAGTGGGATCCGGCAACAAACACCATCGATTGGATAGGTACACCGACCGAAATAGCCATCCCGGAGAATGAGAATTTATCATTGCAATACTTAATCGATGCGTCAGGAGATCCCTTTAAACTTGAAACCATCAATGATCACCGCATCATTATTGGCGTTGACGCCCCGCTTGGCTATCCAAAGGCGTTTATACAATTGATCAATGGTAAAATAAACCAGGTGGATAAGCCGGAAAAAGAAATTTACAATCCGCTTGCCTATCGTTACACAGACCGGGTGATCTATGAAACGTGGGGGAAAAAACCTTTATCCGCAGTTTTCGACCGAATCGGAAATAATGCCACCGCCGCTATGTCCCATGCGAAGATGTGGGAAAAACACGATGGTTTCAAGATTTGTCCAATGGCGAAACGAGAAAAAACAGACAAAAAATTGATTATAGAAGTGTATCCTGCTTTGGTTAAGGCGTCCAAAACGGCTGTGGCTCATGCAAACCTCACACAGTATTTGCCAACCGATATTAAACCGGGAACCGACGCCTACGATGCCTGTATTTGTGCCCTTTATGCCATAGCTTTCGGCGCAGACGACGCTCCTTTGCCCAGTATCGCATCCCCTCCGGCGCATGCAGAAGAAGTGGTAAAGGAAGAAGGATGGATTTATTATTTCGAGAAGGGGTGA
- a CDS encoding protein-L-isoaspartate(D-aspartate) O-methyltransferase has translation MDLLFREGVSELHDQEKDIIRYFEQMDRSYFIDENKELASLDQALSIGYGQTISQPTLVLKMTLELDLFPESRVLEVGTGSGFQTALLAAFSESVYTVERIGALHERAKERLKEAEFTNIHFKHGDGNLGWKENAPFDRIMVTAAAPDIPEQLLGQLKNGGKMIIPIGNPHSQDLTLIEKGETGEITSTFIMPVVFVGLVGGED, from the coding sequence ATGGATTTATTATTTCGAGAAGGGGTGAGTGAATTGCATGATCAAGAAAAAGACATCATCCGCTATTTTGAGCAAATGGATCGTAGTTATTTTATTGATGAAAATAAAGAATTAGCTTCGTTGGATCAGGCTTTATCCATTGGGTATGGTCAAACGATTTCCCAGCCGACGCTCGTGTTGAAGATGACGTTGGAACTTGATCTGTTTCCCGAATCCAGGGTATTGGAAGTTGGCACAGGCTCTGGTTTTCAAACCGCTTTACTGGCGGCATTTTCAGAATCCGTCTATACCGTAGAACGGATTGGAGCCTTGCATGAGCGGGCCAAAGAAAGATTGAAGGAAGCGGAATTTACGAACATTCACTTCAAACACGGGGACGGGAATCTTGGTTGGAAAGAAAACGCTCCCTTTGACCGAATCATGGTGACAGCGGCTGCTCCCGACATCCCGGAGCAACTCCTCGGGCAATTAAAAAATGGGGGTAAGATGATCATTCCCATCGGTAATCCGCACAGCCAAGACTTGACGTTAATCGAGAAGGGTGAAACGGGAGAGATTACGTCTACATTCATTATGCCGGTCGTATTTGTAGGCTTGGTCGGTGGAGAAGATTAA